From a single Rhizobium lusitanum genomic region:
- a CDS encoding putative glycolipid-binding domain-containing protein, which yields MAFRPLLPTTVRWRPLEGDGLEHLTIAPINTATGAAIRACGTIIGGRGGSPYGVFYRIDCTADWTVLSFSVETTDGRRLALFSDGKGHWQTEDGLALPQFDGCVDIDLYGSPFTNSLPIRRLEPLPEDGTVKLSMLYIPFDSLEPVRDGQRYTCITPEKLYRYAAEDRVFTVDLPVDADGLVIDYPIYFKRVDL from the coding sequence ATGGCCTTCCGCCCTCTCCTTCCGACGACAGTTCGCTGGCGTCCGCTGGAAGGAGACGGGCTGGAGCATCTGACGATCGCTCCCATCAATACTGCCACCGGCGCGGCCATTCGCGCCTGTGGCACCATTATCGGCGGCCGTGGCGGCTCGCCCTACGGCGTCTTCTACCGCATCGACTGCACAGCCGACTGGACCGTCCTCTCTTTCTCGGTCGAAACCACTGACGGCCGACGCCTCGCCCTTTTCTCGGACGGCAAGGGCCATTGGCAAACCGAAGACGGTCTTGCCCTGCCGCAATTCGACGGCTGCGTCGACATCGATCTCTATGGTTCCCCCTTCACCAACAGCCTGCCGATCCGGCGGCTAGAGCCGCTTCCAGAAGACGGGACAGTGAAGCTCTCGATGCTCTATATCCCCTTCGACAGCTTGGAGCCCGTGCGCGACGGCCAGCGCTACACCTGCATCACCCCGGAAAAGCTCTATCGCTACGCCGCCGAAGACAGGGTTTTCACCGTCGACCTACCCGTCGATGCGGACGGCCTGGTGATCGACTATCCGATCTATTTCAAGCGCGTAGACCTTTGA
- a CDS encoding potassium/proton antiporter, translating to MEAFYVIVLVCTVLILIAAFSSLLAFRFGAPLLLLFLLIGLLAGTDGLGIEFSNNYLAYILGSLALAVILFDSGYGTSIQAFKLAAVPALTIASLGVLVTAALFGLAATWLLGFTWLQGLLLGSIVASTDAAAVFFLLRIGGINIRDKVRSTLEVESGTNDPMAIFLTLALVEVLANGEGYHGINLTMLATFIQQMGLGVILGMLGGMMIVLIVSRLETDRGLTPIFVLALALLVFSFTGAVGGSGFLAVYVAGIYAGNRKMPASASIKRFQDGMTWLAQIIMFLVLGLLATPSQFPAIAIPAVALALFLIFVARPIAVWLCLLPFDYTQRETGFVAWVGLRGAVSILLAIMPILGNLEAGQTYFNVAFIVVLVSLLLQGWTIKPMARRLGLIVPPRMGAVDKVEVDLPGAANHELLSYRVVKDSPVLRGERIPRWAMPSLVVRDGKSMRYQYAGRLRENDLVYLFVTPSYSRLLDRLFASRAPVDPEDTDFFGAFSISPLRPAADLDAAYGPGLLSEQEKGLTIAEFMRQRLGGKADYADRVRLGQIILIVRDLDENDHIQSVGMSLEALEPATALPIFVNLHDILDGIRGYLRKRRERVTGAGKNDA from the coding sequence GTGGAGGCATTTTACGTCATCGTGCTGGTGTGCACGGTTCTGATCCTGATCGCGGCCTTCTCGAGCCTGCTTGCTTTCCGTTTCGGCGCGCCGTTACTGCTGCTCTTCCTGCTCATCGGCCTGCTGGCCGGCACGGATGGCCTCGGCATCGAATTCTCCAACAATTATCTTGCCTATATTCTCGGCTCCCTCGCCCTTGCCGTCATCCTCTTCGATTCGGGATATGGCACGTCGATCCAGGCCTTCAAACTCGCGGCCGTGCCGGCCTTGACCATAGCGTCCCTCGGCGTCCTCGTGACGGCGGCGCTGTTCGGTCTTGCGGCCACCTGGCTTCTCGGTTTCACCTGGCTGCAAGGCTTGCTTCTTGGCTCGATCGTCGCCTCGACGGATGCGGCAGCCGTCTTCTTCCTGCTGCGCATCGGCGGCATCAACATCCGTGACAAGGTGCGCTCCACGCTGGAGGTCGAATCCGGCACCAACGACCCGATGGCGATCTTCCTGACGCTGGCGCTCGTCGAAGTGCTGGCAAACGGCGAAGGCTATCACGGCATCAATCTTACCATGCTTGCCACCTTCATCCAGCAGATGGGCCTCGGCGTCATTCTCGGCATGCTCGGCGGCATGATGATCGTGCTGATCGTCAGCCGGCTGGAGACCGACCGCGGCCTGACCCCGATCTTCGTGCTGGCACTCGCCCTCCTCGTCTTCTCCTTCACCGGTGCTGTCGGCGGCAGCGGCTTCCTCGCGGTCTATGTCGCCGGCATCTATGCCGGCAATCGCAAGATGCCGGCCTCGGCCTCGATCAAGCGCTTCCAGGACGGCATGACGTGGCTGGCGCAGATCATCATGTTCCTCGTTCTCGGCCTGCTCGCCACGCCGTCGCAATTTCCGGCAATCGCCATTCCCGCCGTGGCGCTGGCCCTCTTCCTGATCTTCGTCGCCCGCCCGATCGCCGTCTGGCTCTGCCTGCTGCCCTTCGACTATACGCAGCGGGAGACCGGCTTCGTCGCCTGGGTTGGCCTGCGCGGCGCCGTCTCCATCCTGCTCGCCATCATGCCGATCCTCGGCAACCTCGAAGCCGGCCAAACCTATTTCAACGTCGCCTTCATCGTCGTGCTGGTGTCGCTGCTGCTCCAAGGCTGGACGATCAAGCCAATGGCGCGCCGGCTCGGCCTGATCGTGCCGCCGCGCATGGGAGCCGTCGACAAGGTCGAGGTCGACCTACCGGGCGCGGCCAATCATGAGCTGCTCTCCTACCGCGTCGTCAAGGACAGCCCGGTCCTGCGCGGCGAGCGCATTCCGCGCTGGGCCATGCCGTCGCTCGTCGTGCGCGACGGCAAATCGATGCGCTATCAATATGCCGGCCGCCTGAGGGAAAACGATCTCGTCTATCTCTTTGTCACCCCGAGTTATTCACGCCTCCTCGACCGTCTCTTTGCCAGCCGCGCGCCGGTCGATCCAGAAGACACCGATTTCTTCGGCGCCTTCTCGATCTCGCCGTTGCGACCGGCCGCCGACCTCGACGCAGCCTATGGGCCGGGGCTTCTGAGCGAGCAGGAAAAGGGGCTGACGATCGCCGAATTCATGCGCCAGCGCCTCGGTGGCAAAGCCGACTATGCCGACCGCGTCCGCCTCGGCCAGATCATCCTGATCGTCCGCGATCTCGACGAAAACGATCATATCCAGTCCGTCGGCATGTCGCTGGAGGCACTGGAACCGGCAACCGCCCTGCCGATTTTCGTCAATCTGCACGATATCCTGGACGGCATTCGCGGCTACCTGCGAAAGCGCCGGGAACGCGTCACAGGGGCTGGCAAAAACGACGCCTGA
- a CDS encoding phosphoglycerate kinase, with translation MIRSMVGALHGTNNIGFLPMAAFKTLDNLTDITGKRVLVRVDLNVPVKDGKVTDATRIERVAPTILELSGKGAKVILLAHFGRPKDGPSPDLSLSLIIPAVEEVLDHAVLFASDCIGTPATEAVAKMGNGDILLLENTRFHKEEEKNDAAFTKALAANGDLYVNDAFSAAHRAHASTEGLAHLLPAYAGRTMQGELTALEKGLGNPVRPVVAIVGGAKVSSKIDLLKNLVHKVDALVIGGGMANTFLAANGIDVGKSLCEHDLAETAREIIAEAKASNCQIVLPTDGVVAREFKAGAANEVVAIDAIPADAMVLDIGPKSVEAVKKIIEGSTTLVWNGPLGAFEITPFDTATVAAAQYAAERTKAGKLTSVAGGGDTVSALNHAGVADDFTYVSTAGGAFLEWMEGKVLPGVAVLQAAK, from the coding sequence ATCATCCGTAGTATGGTCGGCGCACTTCACGGTACCAACAATATTGGATTCCTCCCTATGGCAGCCTTCAAAACACTCGACAATCTCACCGACATCACCGGCAAGCGCGTGCTCGTGCGCGTCGACCTCAATGTGCCGGTCAAGGACGGCAAGGTCACCGACGCGACCCGTATCGAGCGCGTCGCCCCGACGATCCTCGAATTGTCCGGCAAGGGCGCCAAGGTCATCCTGCTCGCCCATTTCGGCCGCCCGAAGGATGGCCCGTCGCCGGATCTGTCGCTGTCCCTGATCATCCCGGCGGTTGAGGAAGTGCTCGATCACGCTGTTCTGTTTGCCTCCGATTGCATCGGCACGCCGGCAACTGAGGCCGTTGCCAAGATGGGCAACGGCGACATCCTGCTGCTCGAGAACACCCGCTTCCACAAGGAAGAGGAAAAGAACGACGCGGCCTTCACCAAGGCGCTGGCCGCCAATGGCGATCTCTACGTCAACGACGCCTTTTCGGCCGCCCACCGCGCCCACGCCTCGACCGAGGGTCTTGCCCACCTCCTGCCCGCCTATGCCGGCCGTACCATGCAGGGTGAACTCACGGCACTGGAAAAGGGCCTCGGCAATCCGGTCCGCCCGGTCGTCGCCATCGTCGGCGGCGCCAAGGTCTCTTCCAAGATCGATCTCCTGAAGAACCTGGTGCATAAGGTCGATGCGCTGGTGATCGGCGGCGGCATGGCCAACACCTTCCTCGCCGCCAACGGCATTGATGTCGGCAAGTCGCTCTGCGAGCATGATCTCGCCGAAACCGCCAGAGAGATCATCGCGGAAGCCAAGGCCTCGAATTGCCAGATCGTCTTGCCGACGGACGGAGTCGTCGCTCGTGAGTTCAAGGCAGGTGCCGCCAACGAAGTGGTCGCGATCGATGCCATTCCGGCCGACGCCATGGTGCTCGATATCGGCCCGAAGTCTGTCGAAGCCGTGAAGAAAATCATCGAGGGGTCGACGACACTGGTCTGGAACGGCCCGCTCGGCGCCTTCGAAATCACCCCCTTCGACACCGCCACCGTAGCGGCCGCCCAATATGCGGCCGAACGCACCAAAGCCGGCAAGCTGACCTCCGTTGCCGGCGGCGGCGATACCGTCTCCGCGCTGAACCATGCCGGCGTTGCCGACGATTTCACCTATGTTTCGACGGCGGGCGGCGCCTTCCTCGAATGGATGGAAGGCAAGGTTCTGCCGGGCGTGGCCGTTCTTCAGGCCGCAAAGTAA
- a CDS encoding class I fructose-bisphosphate aldolase, giving the protein MSERLEDIAVKMVADGKGLLAADESTATNKKRFDTIALVSTEESRRDYREMLFRSDDAMKKYISGVILYEETLFQKAANGTPFVDIIRTAGGIPGIKVDTGAKPLAGFPGETVTEGLDGLADRLAKYYDAGARFAKWRGVISISDTLPTYGAIKANAHALARYAALCQQAKIVPIVEPEVLMDGVPGTHDLDRSEEVTRRTLQIVFQELADARVSLEGMILKPSMVIDGKKLRKASVEQVAERTVKVLKETVPSAVPGIAFLSGGQTSEEATAHLSAINGYDLPWDVTFSYGRALQDAALKAWDGKPENVAAGQRAFTHRAEMNYLAAKGSWTKNSEKAA; this is encoded by the coding sequence ATGAGCGAAAGACTTGAAGACATTGCCGTAAAGATGGTTGCCGATGGCAAGGGCCTCTTGGCGGCTGACGAATCCACCGCCACGAACAAGAAGCGCTTCGACACCATCGCTCTCGTTTCTACCGAGGAGAGCCGCCGCGACTATCGCGAAATGCTCTTCCGCTCCGACGATGCGATGAAGAAATACATCTCCGGCGTCATTCTCTATGAGGAAACCCTCTTCCAGAAGGCTGCCAACGGCACGCCCTTCGTCGACATCATCAGGACCGCCGGCGGTATTCCCGGCATCAAGGTCGATACCGGCGCCAAGCCGCTGGCCGGCTTCCCGGGCGAAACCGTCACCGAGGGCCTCGATGGTCTCGCCGACCGCCTGGCGAAATATTATGACGCCGGCGCCCGCTTCGCCAAGTGGCGCGGCGTGATCTCCATTTCCGATACGCTGCCGACCTACGGCGCGATCAAGGCCAACGCCCACGCGCTCGCCCGCTACGCCGCCCTTTGCCAGCAGGCGAAGATCGTGCCGATCGTCGAGCCGGAAGTGCTGATGGATGGCGTTCCGGGCACGCATGATCTCGACCGCAGCGAGGAAGTTACCCGCCGGACGCTGCAGATCGTCTTCCAGGAACTCGCCGACGCCCGCGTCAGCCTCGAAGGCATGATCCTGAAGCCAAGTATGGTCATCGATGGCAAAAAGCTGCGCAAGGCATCGGTCGAGCAGGTTGCCGAACGCACCGTCAAGGTGCTGAAGGAAACCGTTCCTTCCGCCGTTCCGGGCATCGCCTTCCTCTCCGGCGGTCAGACGTCGGAAGAAGCAACCGCGCATCTCTCCGCCATCAATGGCTACGACCTGCCCTGGGACGTCACCTTCTCCTACGGCCGCGCCCTGCAGGACGCAGCGCTGAAGGCATGGGATGGCAAGCCCGAAAACGTCGCCGCCGGCCAGCGCGCCTTCACCCACCGCGCCGAGATGAACTACCTCGCCGCCAAGGGCAGCTGGACCAAGAACAGCGAAAAGGCTGCTTGA
- a CDS encoding SDR family NAD(P)-dependent oxidoreductase, which produces MDLKLDGKTALVTGSSKGIGEAIARGLAREKVVVVVHGRDRVQTERVAYDIIAEGGRAHAVLGDLTIDDDVRRLVNEAQALAGPIHIVINNAGGSGEVEDWTSSRPASWASAYDRNVLAAVRVITLLLPRMRHAKWGRVVNISSLAGLMPPASRPDYSACKAAMNAMTVSMAKAVAADGVTVNTVSPGTIHSDRLDAWFREVAVEQGLAQDAPWGVIEQAVLPLFAQVPVGRVGTLEEIADAVSFLASPRAAYITGVNLRLDGGMLPTT; this is translated from the coding sequence ATGGACTTGAAACTGGACGGGAAGACAGCGCTCGTCACCGGGAGTAGCAAGGGCATAGGAGAAGCGATCGCCAGAGGACTTGCTCGTGAGAAGGTGGTCGTCGTTGTCCACGGTCGCGACAGGGTGCAGACGGAGCGGGTCGCCTATGACATCATCGCCGAAGGAGGGCGCGCCCATGCCGTTCTCGGAGACCTCACAATTGATGATGATGTGCGGCGGCTCGTCAACGAGGCACAAGCGCTTGCCGGTCCGATACACATCGTGATCAACAATGCCGGCGGTTCAGGTGAGGTGGAGGACTGGACGAGCAGCCGGCCAGCTTCATGGGCGTCGGCCTATGACCGCAACGTTCTCGCTGCCGTGAGGGTAATAACCCTGCTGCTACCGAGAATGCGTCATGCCAAGTGGGGACGGGTCGTCAACATTTCGAGCCTGGCCGGTTTGATGCCGCCAGCCTCCCGGCCAGACTACTCCGCTTGCAAGGCCGCCATGAACGCAATGACGGTCTCTATGGCGAAAGCGGTCGCGGCCGACGGTGTCACAGTGAATACCGTATCGCCCGGCACGATACACAGCGACAGGCTGGACGCCTGGTTTCGCGAAGTTGCCGTGGAGCAGGGGCTTGCACAAGACGCGCCGTGGGGGGTGATCGAACAAGCCGTGCTACCTCTGTTCGCCCAAGTCCCGGTTGGTCGCGTGGGAACTCTTGAGGAGATAGCTGATGCTGTTTCGTTTCTCGCCAGTCCGCGAGCCGCATACATAACCGGCGTCAATCTGAGGCTCGACGGTGGAATGCTGCCGACCACCTAG
- a CDS encoding winged helix-turn-helix transcriptional regulator, producing MIDTITHFKVPVDREERSVCLGPDGSVAHVTRMLRMISGRWKLPILFRLFAEPSMRTSQLKRDMPGISQKMLTQHLRELENDELVARRDFGEQPPHVAYALTNSGRDLMPVLMAAREFSRRHL from the coding sequence ATGATCGACACAATTACGCACTTTAAAGTGCCTGTAGACCGCGAAGAGCGGTCAGTATGCCTTGGCCCGGATGGGTCCGTGGCGCATGTCACCAGGATGCTTCGGATGATCAGCGGACGCTGGAAGCTTCCAATCCTGTTCCGTCTCTTCGCTGAGCCATCGATGCGGACCTCGCAGTTGAAGCGCGATATGCCGGGCATTTCGCAGAAGATGCTGACGCAGCATCTGCGAGAGCTTGAGAATGACGAACTTGTCGCAAGACGGGACTTCGGTGAGCAGCCGCCACATGTGGCGTATGCGCTGACCAATTCGGGTCGAGACCTTATGCCGGTCTTGATGGCGGCAAGGGAGTTTTCACGGCGCCATCTCTAA
- a CDS encoding PhzF family phenazine biosynthesis protein, translating to MNTAAYVTTDVFTSERFAGNPLAVIPDARGLSDEAMQKIATEFNYSETTFVLPAENPDNTARVRIFTPTKEIPFAGHPNVGTAFVLGQQAEIFGKAPGDRLIFEEKAGLVDVQLLRTGNDVSGAKIRAPGELQLGDTIADDLIARCIQVDPASIRHTTHAPTFASVGLAFAFAELDSLETLGKARPNAAIFAEAAALHKEDKTGFSLFLYTRTTEKPWHIRARMFAPLDNVTEDPATGSASAALGAYLTSLLPEGDIETQITIEQGVEMGRRSLIGVDVRKSGGIVTDVFLSGHCVSVMRGEVAL from the coding sequence ATGAATACCGCCGCCTACGTCACCACCGACGTTTTCACCTCCGAGCGTTTCGCCGGTAATCCGCTGGCCGTCATTCCCGATGCGCGCGGCCTGAGCGATGAGGCGATGCAGAAGATCGCGACCGAGTTCAACTATTCGGAAACGACCTTCGTGCTGCCGGCCGAAAATCCGGACAATACTGCGCGTGTCCGTATCTTCACGCCGACCAAGGAAATCCCCTTCGCCGGGCATCCCAATGTCGGCACGGCCTTCGTGCTCGGCCAGCAGGCGGAGATCTTCGGAAAAGCACCTGGCGACAGGCTGATCTTCGAGGAGAAGGCCGGGCTGGTGGATGTTCAGCTTCTTCGCACCGGCAACGACGTCAGCGGCGCGAAAATACGAGCACCGGGGGAACTGCAACTCGGCGACACCATCGCCGACGACCTTATTGCCCGCTGCATCCAGGTCGATCCCGCATCCATTCGACACACGACACATGCCCCGACCTTCGCCTCCGTCGGTTTGGCGTTTGCCTTCGCGGAATTGGATAGTCTCGAAACGCTCGGCAAGGCACGCCCGAACGCCGCCATCTTTGCGGAAGCAGCAGCTCTTCACAAGGAAGACAAGACCGGCTTTTCGCTGTTCCTCTATACCCGCACGACTGAAAAGCCTTGGCATATCCGCGCCCGCATGTTCGCACCGCTCGATAACGTCACCGAAGATCCGGCCACCGGCAGCGCCTCGGCGGCCCTCGGCGCCTATCTCACTTCACTGCTGCCCGAAGGCGACATCGAGACGCAGATCACCATCGAACAGGGCGTGGAAATGGGCCGGCGTAGCCTGATCGGCGTCGATGTCAGGAAATCCGGGGGGATCGTCACCGACGTCTTCCTCTCCGGCCATTGCGTCAGCGTCATGCGAGGCGAAGTCGCATTATGA
- a CDS encoding MFS transporter: protein MKRNILPVLALLFGTLFLFTGNGLHGLLLPVRGTAEGYATTTLGLLGTTWATGFVLGCLTAPKLVRRIGHVRAFSGFVAVIAIIALLTGIVVDPVWWVALRAITGFCTAGTSMIIESWLNERATNESRGAIFSLYIGITLIGAVAGQMMVPFADIHTPILFMVCGICYCVAMLPTTLSTAASPQPLKTVSLDLKALYRNSPVASLGILLVGIANGAYGTLGAVFGANAGLSDSNIAVMMSSTIFAGAVMQFPAGRLSDRIDRRYVLAGMAAIAALDGLLLFLIKPGNPHFLIAMVIIYGAVANTLYPIAVAHANDFAAPEEYVKVSGGLLLLYGIGTIIGPTLGGPVMSTVGPYALFFVTAVAHVLITAYAVFRSRQRAAKPAGDRDAYTTMPSANAQMITPESMSLARSEASNKDDNTVNYGT, encoded by the coding sequence ATGAAAAGAAATATCCTGCCCGTTCTCGCCCTGCTTTTCGGCACGCTCTTCCTATTCACGGGAAATGGCCTGCACGGCCTGTTGCTGCCGGTACGCGGCACCGCCGAAGGCTATGCCACGACGACGCTCGGCCTGCTGGGCACGACCTGGGCCACCGGCTTCGTGCTCGGCTGCCTGACGGCGCCGAAGCTCGTCCGACGCATCGGCCATGTTCGCGCCTTCTCCGGCTTCGTCGCCGTCATCGCCATTATCGCGCTTCTGACCGGCATCGTCGTCGATCCCGTCTGGTGGGTGGCCTTGCGCGCCATTACCGGCTTCTGCACCGCCGGCACCTCGATGATCATCGAAAGCTGGCTCAACGAGCGCGCCACCAATGAGAGCCGTGGCGCGATTTTCTCGCTCTATATCGGCATTACCCTGATCGGCGCCGTCGCCGGCCAGATGATGGTCCCCTTCGCCGACATCCATACGCCGATCCTCTTCATGGTCTGCGGCATTTGCTACTGCGTCGCCATGTTGCCGACGACATTGTCGACCGCCGCGTCGCCACAACCGCTGAAAACCGTCAGCCTTGACCTGAAGGCGCTCTATCGTAATTCGCCGGTCGCCTCCCTCGGCATCTTGCTGGTCGGCATCGCCAACGGTGCCTATGGCACGCTTGGCGCCGTCTTCGGTGCCAATGCCGGCCTCTCCGATAGCAATATCGCGGTGATGATGAGCTCGACCATCTTTGCCGGCGCCGTGATGCAGTTTCCGGCCGGACGCCTTTCGGACCGCATCGATCGCCGCTATGTGCTGGCCGGCATGGCCGCCATTGCCGCGCTCGACGGCCTGCTGCTCTTCCTGATAAAGCCGGGCAATCCGCATTTCCTGATTGCCATGGTGATAATCTATGGCGCTGTCGCCAACACGCTCTACCCGATCGCCGTCGCCCATGCCAACGACTTCGCCGCGCCGGAGGAATACGTCAAGGTCTCCGGCGGCCTGCTGCTGCTCTACGGCATCGGCACGATCATCGGCCCGACGCTCGGCGGCCCGGTCATGTCGACCGTCGGCCCCTACGCACTGTTCTTCGTCACCGCTGTCGCGCATGTGCTGATTACGGCCTATGCGGTCTTTCGCAGTCGGCAGCGCGCGGCAAAGCCGGCGGGTGATCGCGACGCCTACACAACCATGCCGTCGGCAAACGCACAGATGATCACGCCGGAGAGCATGTCGCTGGCACGCAGCGAGGCTTCAAATAAGGACGATAACACTGTAAATTACGGCACCTAA
- a CDS encoding DUF1192 domain-containing protein encodes MSIFDNDQPKQPSAHEIGSDLSMLSVDELKNRVALLQAEIARLEDEIVVKASGRKAAENLFRF; translated from the coding sequence ATGAGCATTTTCGACAACGACCAACCGAAGCAGCCGTCCGCCCACGAGATCGGCAGTGATCTTTCGATGCTCTCCGTCGATGAGCTGAAGAACCGCGTCGCGTTACTGCAAGCGGAGATCGCTCGCCTGGAAGACGAGATCGTAGTCAAGGCATCCGGCCGGAAAGCCGCTGAAAACCTCTTCCGTTTCTAG
- the rcdA gene encoding protease adaptor protein RcdA, with translation MSELGLNTISFAGHAASSAQFRMLYSEGMSLVEETAGYLDGNGRTASKVLPRMASVLYAAESMRLTTRLMQMASWLLLQRAVNNGEMSRDQVLAEKNKVRLDGFNVDRNAPGWNDLPEAFRDLVERSLRLQNRVALLDREIYRPTEPQIVPDNQNSVKAQLTLLQTAFGE, from the coding sequence ATGTCAGAACTTGGTTTGAACACGATCAGCTTTGCTGGCCATGCAGCGTCGTCGGCACAGTTCAGGATGCTGTACTCCGAAGGCATGTCGCTGGTCGAGGAAACCGCCGGCTATCTCGATGGCAACGGCCGCACCGCCTCCAAGGTTCTGCCGCGCATGGCCTCCGTACTCTACGCTGCCGAATCCATGCGGCTCACCACCCGCCTGATGCAGATGGCCTCCTGGCTGCTGCTGCAGCGCGCCGTCAACAATGGCGAAATGTCGCGCGATCAGGTGCTGGCCGAAAAGAACAAGGTTCGCCTCGACGGCTTCAACGTCGACCGCAACGCGCCCGGCTGGAACGACCTGCCGGAAGCCTTCCGCGACCTCGTCGAACGCTCGCTGCGCCTTCAGAACCGCGTCGCCCTGCTCGACCGCGAAATCTACCGCCCGACGGAACCCCAGATCGTTCCGGACAACCAGAACAGCGTCAAGGCGCAGCTCACTCTGCTGCAGACAGCTTTCGGGGAATAA
- a CDS encoding winged helix-turn-helix transcriptional regulator: MRKNVSGCSVEEAMHLLGGRWRLLLVSYLVDGPKRFNELRRDVPGISQRMLTLDLRALEEAGLVLRTVYPTVPVKVEYALTEDGKRLKYVVAVIQEFGLWLKQRDAA, encoded by the coding sequence ATGAGAAAAAATGTAAGCGGCTGTTCCGTCGAGGAAGCAATGCACCTGTTAGGCGGGCGCTGGCGCCTGCTTCTGGTGTCCTATCTGGTTGATGGTCCGAAGCGCTTCAACGAACTCCGGCGCGATGTGCCGGGGATCTCCCAGAGGATGCTGACCTTGGACCTCCGCGCCCTTGAAGAGGCTGGTCTGGTGCTGCGCACCGTCTATCCCACAGTGCCGGTCAAGGTGGAGTATGCGCTGACGGAGGATGGCAAGCGATTGAAGTATGTCGTCGCCGTTATCCAGGAATTCGGACTTTGGCTGAAGCAGCGCGACGCGGCTTGA
- a CDS encoding glutathione binding-like protein, whose protein sequence is MEIASEALLHARQLLPFPHIVINELGLDVTLLKIDHSKHTIEGGGDYYDINPLGYVPVLELDDGTRLHEGPVIVQYLADLKPERGLAPPNGTMERYRLQEWLNFLASEIHKGFIPLLYARLAGKYVETATPKLEKRYAWIDERLAGRDFLMRDTFSVADAYLFALTGWGQADWLKSYYKAGIHFDQLDNLKAWYGRVRERDSVRKALREEGLE, encoded by the coding sequence ATGGAGATTGCAAGTGAAGCTTTATTACATGCCCGCCAGTTGCTCCCTTTCCCCCATATCGTCATCAATGAGCTTGGTCTCGATGTGACGTTGCTCAAAATCGATCACAGCAAGCATACGATCGAAGGCGGTGGCGACTACTACGACATCAATCCCCTTGGCTATGTTCCGGTCCTCGAGCTCGACGATGGAACGAGGCTGCACGAGGGGCCGGTGATCGTGCAGTATCTGGCCGATCTCAAGCCGGAACGAGGCCTGGCTCCGCCAAACGGCACGATGGAGCGCTACCGCCTGCAGGAGTGGCTCAATTTCCTGGCATCGGAGATTCACAAGGGCTTCATCCCGCTTCTCTACGCGAGGCTGGCAGGCAAATATGTGGAGACCGCGACGCCAAAACTTGAGAAGCGCTATGCCTGGATAGACGAGCGGCTTGCCGGTCGCGACTTTCTCATGCGCGATACCTTCAGCGTGGCCGACGCCTACCTGTTCGCGCTCACCGGCTGGGGCCAGGCAGACTGGTTGAAGTCCTACTACAAGGCAGGCATCCATTTCGATCAACTGGACAATCTCAAGGCCTGGTATGGCCGCGTGCGTGAACGCGATTCGGTCAGGAAGGCGCTTCGGGAAGAGGGACTGGAATAG